CAGACTCGCTCATCAAAATTGGCTGTAATTACCTCTTTTATTACCTGGTACTTTTTAATGATGGAGGTTTCATGTCCATCAGCATCTAATCCAAATTCTCTTGGGGCGATTTCCTGCATCATTTTACCCCCTTTTGTAGGGAGTGGACACGGTGTGTCAGCCATATTACCTCAGCACCCCAATACTCTAATTCATATTCGCAATATTGCATACCAGCGATATGCTTTGCCAATAATAATTGGTTTTCTTTGAGCAATTGACCGAGGATGCGCATTCTTACTCCGTAACTATCTCGAAGAGCATTGATGGCGTATATATCCGATTTTAATCCCTCGATAATAGCTGATCGTTTCCTGGATTTCCGTTTCGGTAACGGTCCGGAAGAAGTCACTTCTTCGCGTTTCAACTCAATGCCTGTCATGTTTGCAAGATAATCCATTGCATCTTTTCGCCTGCAATTTTGAAGGCGGCAGACTAAATCAATCAGACCACCGCTCGCGCCGAATGAAAAGCAATTAAATATTGAATCCCTGTGGGAAAATGATGACGGATTGTTACCACCATGAATTGGACATGGAATACGACCTATCCTGGAGGTTTCAATTCCATGGTTCTCCAGGATATCACTGATAGTTACACTGTTGAGAATTAAATCAACTCCATTCACCATTACCACCCCCTTTAGGAGTGTTCTGGTTCATTACTAAAACTTTCAAATTGCGGAGCTCATTCATTATATCAAGAGCTACAATTTTTGAAGATTCTCCCTTGGAATAAAATGATTGCAAAATTTCTTCACCGGGAGAGGAGTGTAAAACAAATGTTTTGCGACGTATACCCGATGATTCTACACGGACAAGCCGAGCATGCTTGGCCGCAATGAGGAATGAAGTGAGATAAATGTCTGTCGTTCTGTACTCATTTTTACTGTTTTTTTTGTGTATCGACATTTAGTAATAAACACCACCTTTAATAATTAGTCCCCCTTGTTCACGCAGATACTCCTTAACGAGAATCTCTGCAATTACATCTGCCAGCATATCCAGTTCTCTTGGAAGCTGGTTATTAACTTTTGAATCAAGTTGTTTCAATAAAATCACCCCTTAATAATCTATTGTAAGATTGGGCACCCCCTTGTTAAAATGTTTTTATTTTTTATTATGTTTCTCCCCGCATCAAGGCGGACTTTTATTTGTTCTCATACAATCTCCTTATGCTAACACTTTGGTTTAAGATTATGTTTATAAATCATCATAACTCATTGTCATTTAACCAGTTTTAACGAATAACGGTTGAGTTGAATCATTGTCTGACGATTCCTCAAGTCGCTTCAAACGATCTTCAATATCGCATACCTCACGGATTTTAATCCATGAATTGATAAGCAGAGTGATGGCATTAGAAACATTAGGCGCAATATCACCGCGTCTAACCTGGCTAATTGTTACCGATATTAACGCCTCGATATCCTGTGCGGAAGTTATTAAAACATCCGGAGTATCTTCGGTCAGGACTTTTGTCGATGCAATTTTACTCTTCTTGCCCCCAATCCTTCCAACCCTGCTGCGTTCTTCTGCCAAATCAGGGTCGTGATACCAGCAATATGGTCGTCCGCCAATTGCAAACGCTCCACACTGGTTTCCATCTTCTTTAATATGATTACATTTTG
The Candidatus Zixiibacteriota bacterium genome window above contains:
- a CDS encoding CHC2 zinc finger domain-containing protein codes for the protein MVNGVDLILNSVTISDILENHGIETSRIGRIPCPIHGGNNPSSFSHRDSIFNCFSFGASGGLIDLVCRLQNCRRKDAMDYLANMTGIELKREEVTSSGPLPKRKSRKRSAIIEGLKSDIYAINALRDSYGVRMRILGQLLKENQLLLAKHIAGMQYCEYELEYWGAEVIWLTHRVHSLQKGVK